Proteins from a single region of Bacillota bacterium:
- a CDS encoding transposase, translating to MAKRVFSAEYKQQILSQLQPPENKTIPEIAAQENIPQTTIYGWVSKARKNGQIIPNNSAKSNDDKWSEVDKLRIVFETFSLNEEELGQYCREHGLYTTDIKRWRKTMESSLGSGKSPKDVEAELKSEKEQNHKLKRELKYKEKALAETAALLVLRKKANAIWGDPEED from the coding sequence GCAGATTTTATCGCAACTGCAACCCCCGGAAAATAAGACCATCCCCGAGATTGCAGCTCAGGAAAATATTCCTCAAACGACAATATACGGTTGGGTATCCAAGGCCCGAAAAAATGGGCAGATTATCCCCAACAACAGTGCCAAGTCAAATGACGATAAATGGAGTGAAGTTGATAAGCTACGAATTGTCTTTGAGACGTTCTCCCTTAATGAAGAAGAGCTAGGTCAGTACTGCCGTGAACACGGTTTATACACCACCGATATCAAGCGGTGGCGAAAAACTATGGAATCCTCCCTTGGCTCTGGGAAATCCCCTAAGGACGTTGAGGCTGAGCTTAAGTCCGAAAAGGAACAAAATCATAAGCTTAAGCGGGAATTAAAATATAAGGAAAAAGCTTTAGCCGAGACCGCCGCCCTGCTAGTGCTTAGAAAAAAGGCCAATGCGATTTGGGGGGACCCCGAGGAAGACTGA